The uncultured Roseibium sp. genome contains a region encoding:
- a CDS encoding IS3 family transposase (programmed frameshift): MKRTRFTDEQIIGILAEHEAGVKCADLCRKHGMSEGTFYNWKAKFGGLTVSEAKRLKALEDENARLKRLLAEQMLDLAAMKELVSKKLVTPAVKREAVAHLRSQLGLSERRACRISGADRKMVRYQAQRAPDTELRGRLRDLANERRRFGYRRLFVLLRREGEPSGINRIYRLYREEGLTVRKRKARRKAVGTRAPILVEARPNARWSLDFVHDQFANGQRFRVLNVVDDVTRECLAAIPDTSISGRRVVRELTALIERRGKPGMIVSDNGTELTSNAILRWCSEHGIEWHYIAPGKPMQNGFVESFNGRMRDELLNETMFRNLAHARIVIAAWAADYNTERPHSALNYQTPADYARTLTTAIARPATRDENSARWAIDQPAPIGVNTNQAPVAAG, from the exons ATGAAGCGAACACGTTTCACAGACGAGCAGATCATCGGCATCCTGGCCGAGCACGAGGCAGGCGTGAAGTGCGCGGACCTGTGTCGTAAGCACGGCATGTCGGAAGGGACCTTCTACAACTGGAAGGCCAAGTTCGGCGGCTTGACGGTGTCGGAGGCGAAGCGGCTGAAGGCGCTCGAGGATGAGAACGCCAGGCTCAAGAGGCTTCTGGCCGAGCAGATGCTTGATCTGGCGGCAATGAAGGAGCTGGTATCAAAAAAAT TGGTGACGCCTGCCGTGAAGCGCGAGGCGGTCGCGCACCTGAGGTCCCAGCTCGGGCTCTCGGAACGGCGGGCGTGCCGGATTTCCGGGGCAGATCGCAAGATGGTCCGCTACCAAGCGCAGCGTGCTCCGGATACGGAGCTGCGCGGTCGGCTGCGGGACTTGGCGAATGAACGTCGCCGGTTTGGCTATCGACGGCTCTTCGTCTTGTTGCGCCGCGAGGGCGAGCCTTCCGGGATCAACCGGATCTATCGGCTCTACCGCGAGGAAGGGTTGACGGTCCGCAAACGGAAGGCTCGGCGCAAGGCCGTTGGAACACGGGCACCGATCCTGGTCGAGGCACGGCCAAATGCGCGCTGGTCGCTCGATTTTGTGCATGATCAGTTCGCCAACGGCCAGCGCTTCCGGGTGCTCAACGTGGTGGACGACGTCACCCGTGAATGTCTCGCCGCGATCCCGGACACCTCGATCTCGGGGCGCCGTGTCGTGCGTGAACTCACGGCCCTGATCGAGCGCCGCGGGAAGCCCGGAATGATCGTCAGTGACAACGGAACCGAACTAACCAGTAACGCCATCCTGCGGTGGTGTTCCGAGCACGGGATCGAATGGCATTACATCGCGCCGGGCAAGCCGATGCAGAACGGCTTCGTCGAGAGTTTCAATGGGCGGATGCGGGACGAACTGCTCAACGAGACCATGTTCCGCAACCTGGCTCACGCCCGTATCGTGATCGCGGCCTGGGCCGCCGACTACAACACCGAACGCCCGCATTCTGCCTTGAACTACCAGACCCCGGCTGACTATGCGCGAACGCTGAC
- a CDS encoding aminotransferase, whose product MLHNCQPPTTLLNRWLSGAANVNGDYGHLLFEQATPNDEAVLDGLRPYFESAHLDAREVFHRAARIDLHPDADGPGGNAQYPNCLPPTAKKGLFGEVMAGLITEAFQFVGGHRWSIPIFLFRYHAEVEAYIFDLARDPARVREISGRHGNDFIGLGIDPESGEVVRYIAGEAKWRAALTPSVMDTIMLGDYTGPPDNRIRANDGVWNEMNRGLPTPQGLEQIHKLLCEKARDAYAEVIVSLDRALLIGAAPLQRTDLVFVAGNRAARRQPGDAYLPLNAPPPEYTAGRQLQVVELVLEGGVELIERLYASLWSNR is encoded by the coding sequence ATGCTACATAATTGCCAGCCGCCAACAACCCTTCTCAACCGCTGGCTGAGCGGCGCTGCCAACGTTAATGGTGACTACGGGCACCTGCTGTTCGAGCAGGCAACCCCGAACGACGAAGCGGTGCTCGACGGGCTACGTCCCTATTTTGAATCGGCGCACCTCGACGCCCGCGAAGTGTTTCACCGCGCCGCCCGCATCGATCTCCATCCGGATGCCGACGGCCCAGGCGGTAATGCCCAATATCCCAACTGTTTGCCGCCAACGGCCAAGAAGGGGTTGTTTGGCGAAGTGATGGCAGGCCTGATAACCGAAGCCTTTCAATTCGTGGGCGGACATAGGTGGTCGATTCCCATCTTCCTATTCCGCTACCACGCTGAAGTTGAAGCATATATCTTTGACTTGGCGCGTGACCCCGCCCGCGTCCGCGAAATCTCCGGTCGCCACGGCAATGATTTCATCGGATTGGGGATCGACCCCGAAAGTGGCGAAGTGGTGCGGTACATCGCCGGCGAAGCTAAGTGGCGAGCTGCGCTAACGCCAAGCGTAATGGACACCATCATGCTCGGCGACTACACGGGCCCCCCCGACAATCGAATCCGCGCGAACGATGGTGTTTGGAACGAGATGAACCGGGGGCTACCGACGCCCCAAGGACTGGAGCAGATACACAAGCTGCTCTGCGAAAAAGCCCGCGACGCCTATGCCGAAGTGATCGTTTCGCTCGATCGTGCGCTGCTTATCGGTGCTGCTCCGCTACAACGAACCGATCTGGTATTTGTCGCTGGCAATCGGGCGGCGCGAAGGCAACCTGGTGACGCCTATCTACCGCTCAACGCGCCGCCGCCCGAATATACGGCAGGCAGACAATTGCAAGTCGTGGAATTGGTGCTGGAAGGCGGTGTTGAGCTTATCGAGAGACTTTACGCATCGCTTTGGAGCAACCGCTGA
- a CDS encoding DEAD/DEAH box helicase, translated as MARLDEQRRALAMNLLFNRAAENELTPTQARLFVRSLQKSWQVPPIAWGERESHEQFDDARRLLHAAGIFREIDGEELPEALACYRRAAELLEWLARSSDPVTRDVPAALLAAGAYQQAGLPAMATSLLRLGDYGGGIAEIFAAFLSADFDRLLGKSAAFWADNAALTGRDGSAPILAADGEPEVESDEPADDEAAGAQARDDREPVVDRGFTSKFGWYLVVELVRSVGLIADALRRGNDNRLAQGIEMLASLSSLATRLTSDELWMLINLVEASAKRFAASSIHLRVARLTARAPHRQARMWQFAREQFARGRGTLWTSQVQGIERLIASDSFALCTPTGSGKTLVANLALVKELLLVDEQAGRAPLALYLVPSRALASEVEAKLTAELGSDFIVTGLYGGADWGITDYWLTADQRVVLIATVEKAEALMRYVGHLLVHRLRLLIIDEAHQVVSDDDANAQEALASHNSRAMRLEAMVSRLLAIQPDMARIALTAVAGGAARPVAQWIEGSMDATPVGLNYRSSRQLIGALRVDPRRAPEAVLDMMNGQILYVRGRDAPVYLPLRIPAMPLPAAIIRNSLPHYTQLYVLWTALHLREGNRRVLISVAQSPERLMKRYAEAFDLPGWQNVPQFEPPAEPDKLARFQETRAAAVDYCGIQSFEVRLLDRGIATSYGQMPQRLRRLMTDLIDRRICPLTLATATLTEGVNLPFDIIFLTSLERRSYDAEAGQPIVIPISTAEFRNLAGRAGRPGAAESIEGMILVALPEAVSTTAPRQRPDQLRQVQRATRSYDDLLARLQAEDAGGAVNSPLVVLLRSIWQKAAALLGLQTEEQFHAWLEATLPENAGANLGVSSRTPADQLGDSLDELDGFLLAASEELSRLEPEGIEGARVEVFLRDLWQRTFARVATADEEWLERTFIKRGQAFVERLYPDAQQRQRLYQYGFTPYIGRRFELVAPQLIAELQRAAEFGTWTTQQRFDLFTRLGDRVRAEPGIGFRVRDTVADQQVLANWRGVMSWWMQSPGAVAPDAEHLRTWQRFVSDNIEFKLGVAVGAAVAQAWGQNAGDLESPTLETWRAVTGLPWIGFWFRELIRWGTLDPFVAFSLAQGISQTRENAAALRPEFDAWLAQEELPRDAETLIDPQRYLAWQRSIQVRRDADEIVSESGAELTGVDGRRLSYDVRPVPRNGSIDWIDAAGFSVARSPYSADLLTGRPDRHDFTIQSQPEVIVKRTY; from the coding sequence ATGGCTCGCCTTGATGAACAGCGCCGTGCCCTAGCCATGAATCTACTGTTCAACCGTGCGGCCGAAAACGAGTTAACGCCGACGCAGGCACGCCTGTTCGTCCGAAGCCTGCAAAAGTCCTGGCAGGTTCCGCCAATCGCTTGGGGGGAACGCGAATCCCATGAACAGTTTGACGACGCTCGGCGCCTGCTGCATGCAGCGGGTATCTTTCGCGAGATCGATGGCGAAGAATTGCCAGAGGCATTGGCCTGCTACCGCCGAGCGGCAGAGCTCCTCGAGTGGTTGGCGCGTTCGTCCGACCCGGTCACGCGCGACGTTCCGGCAGCGCTCCTTGCCGCTGGCGCTTACCAGCAGGCGGGCTTGCCAGCGATGGCCACAAGCCTGCTTCGCCTAGGTGACTACGGCGGTGGTATTGCGGAGATATTCGCGGCATTCTTGAGCGCCGACTTCGATCGGCTGCTAGGGAAAAGCGCAGCCTTCTGGGCGGACAACGCCGCGCTTACTGGCCGCGACGGCTCTGCGCCAATCCTGGCTGCCGACGGTGAGCCTGAAGTCGAAAGCGACGAACCTGCTGACGATGAAGCCGCAGGAGCGCAGGCGCGGGATGATCGCGAACCAGTGGTAGATCGCGGTTTCACCAGCAAGTTCGGTTGGTATTTGGTTGTCGAACTGGTGCGTTCGGTGGGACTGATTGCCGATGCTCTGCGTCGCGGCAATGACAACCGGCTTGCACAGGGAATCGAAATGCTCGCGAGTTTGAGTTCGCTCGCTACTCGTCTGACGAGTGATGAGCTTTGGATGCTGATCAACCTCGTTGAAGCATCCGCCAAGCGGTTTGCCGCTTCCAGCATTCACCTGCGCGTTGCGCGGCTCACCGCCCGTGCGCCCCATCGTCAGGCTCGGATGTGGCAATTCGCGCGCGAGCAATTCGCACGAGGACGCGGCACGTTGTGGACGTCCCAAGTGCAGGGAATTGAGCGCCTAATTGCCAGCGACAGCTTTGCGCTGTGCACGCCGACGGGATCAGGAAAAACGCTGGTCGCAAATCTGGCACTTGTAAAGGAGTTGCTTCTCGTCGATGAGCAAGCAGGGCGTGCGCCACTTGCGCTCTATCTTGTTCCATCGCGAGCGTTAGCCAGCGAGGTGGAAGCGAAGTTGACTGCGGAGCTTGGCAGCGATTTTATCGTGACGGGACTCTACGGTGGCGCTGACTGGGGAATTACCGACTATTGGTTGACAGCCGACCAGCGCGTCGTGCTCATCGCAACGGTCGAAAAGGCCGAGGCGCTGATGCGTTATGTCGGCCATTTGCTAGTTCATCGATTGCGGCTCCTGATCATCGATGAGGCACACCAAGTAGTGAGCGATGATGACGCCAATGCGCAAGAAGCACTGGCATCGCATAACAGCCGAGCGATGCGTCTCGAGGCCATGGTATCGCGACTTCTGGCCATTCAGCCTGACATGGCGCGGATCGCATTGACCGCCGTGGCTGGCGGCGCGGCACGGCCAGTCGCGCAATGGATCGAGGGCAGCATGGACGCAACGCCGGTCGGATTGAACTACCGCAGTAGTCGCCAGCTGATTGGCGCGCTGCGCGTAGATCCCAGGCGCGCACCTGAGGCCGTGCTCGACATGATGAATGGGCAGATACTCTATGTACGCGGCCGGGATGCACCGGTCTATTTGCCATTGCGCATACCGGCGATGCCGCTGCCTGCCGCTATCATCCGCAACAGCCTTCCGCACTATACCCAGCTATATGTGCTCTGGACAGCGCTCCATCTGCGCGAAGGAAACCGGCGGGTGCTCATCTCTGTAGCGCAATCGCCTGAGCGACTCATGAAGCGCTATGCCGAGGCGTTCGACCTTCCAGGCTGGCAAAATGTGCCTCAGTTCGAACCACCCGCCGAACCCGACAAACTAGCGCGCTTTCAAGAAACCCGTGCTGCGGCTGTGGACTATTGCGGTATACAATCCTTCGAGGTGCGCCTGCTGGACCGTGGAATTGCGACTAGCTATGGCCAGATGCCCCAGCGGCTGCGCCGACTGATGACCGACCTGATCGACCGCCGGATTTGTCCTTTAACGCTGGCAACGGCGACATTGACCGAAGGCGTCAACCTGCCGTTCGACATCATTTTCCTGACCAGTCTGGAGCGACGGAGTTACGATGCCGAAGCGGGTCAACCCATCGTCATTCCCATATCCACCGCGGAGTTCCGCAATCTTGCCGGGCGAGCCGGACGCCCGGGAGCGGCGGAGTCGATCGAAGGCATGATCTTGGTTGCACTTCCGGAGGCAGTCTCCACGACGGCGCCTAGGCAACGTCCGGACCAACTGCGGCAGGTTCAGCGCGCGACACGTTCTTATGATGACCTGCTGGCGCGCTTACAGGCGGAGGACGCTGGTGGTGCAGTCAATAGTCCGTTGGTCGTCCTGCTCCGTTCGATCTGGCAGAAAGCCGCTGCGCTCCTTGGCTTACAAACCGAGGAGCAGTTCCATGCTTGGCTGGAAGCGACGTTGCCGGAGAATGCAGGCGCCAATCTCGGCGTCTCGTCGAGAACGCCAGCGGATCAGCTAGGCGATAGCCTAGACGAGCTTGACGGCTTTCTTCTGGCCGCCAGCGAAGAATTGTCTCGGCTCGAGCCAGAAGGCATTGAAGGCGCGCGTGTCGAGGTGTTCTTGCGCGACCTTTGGCAACGTACCTTCGCACGTGTCGCGACCGCGGACGAAGAATGGCTTGAGCGCACTTTTATAAAACGAGGACAGGCTTTCGTTGAGCGTCTCTATCCAGATGCACAGCAGCGTCAACGGCTCTACCAGTATGGCTTTACTCCCTATATCGGTCGACGCTTCGAGCTGGTCGCACCGCAGTTGATTGCTGAGTTGCAGCGGGCAGCCGAGTTCGGGACTTGGACTACACAACAGCGCTTCGACCTGTTCACACGGCTTGGCGATCGAGTTCGCGCCGAACCAGGGATCGGCTTCCGTGTTCGCGATACTGTGGCCGACCAGCAGGTTTTGGCCAACTGGCGTGGCGTGATGAGCTGGTGGATGCAGTCTCCTGGCGCGGTCGCGCCTGACGCAGAGCACCTACGTACTTGGCAGCGCTTCGTAAGTGACAATATCGAGTTCAAGCTGGGTGTGGCAGTGGGCGCAGCAGTAGCCCAGGCATGGGGACAGAATGCTGGTGATTTGGAGAGCCCCACACTTGAAACATGGCGCGCGGTAACTGGTCTCCCATGGATCGGATTCTGGTTTCGCGAGCTGATCCGCTGGGGAACGCTTGATCCTTTTGTGGCCTTCTCGCTCGCACAGGGCATCTCGCAGACGCGCGAGAACGCGGCAGCCCTTCGTCCGGAATTCGATGCATGGCTCGCGCAGGAAGAACTTCCGCGCGATGCTGAAACCTTGATCGATCCCCAGAGATATCTGGCTTGGCAGCGCTCCATACAGGTCCGGAGAGACGCCGACGAAATTGTCAGCGAAAGCGGCGCCGAGCTAACCGGGGTAGACGGTCGGCGCTTATCCTATGATGTGAGACCCGTACCACGCAACGGAAGCATCGATTGGATTGATGCAGCAGGTTTCTCCGTGGCTCGATCACCATATTCGGCTGACTTACTGACCGGTCGTCCCGACCGGCACGACTTCACAATCCAATCGCAACCTGAAGTGATTGTGAAGCGCACATATTGA